One genomic window of Sporocytophaga myxococcoides DSM 11118 includes the following:
- the odhB gene encoding 2-oxoglutarate dehydrogenase complex dihydrolipoyllysine-residue succinyltransferase produces MALEIKVPVVGESISEVTVARWNKKDGDFVNADELLCELESDKATFELNAETAGILRIKAKEGETVVIGGLLCEIEPSGKSEAKPKEAAKEEAPAQTSGSSVIEMKVPTVGESISEVTLARWFKKNGEAVAAEEVLCELESDKATFELTAEASGTLEIIAQEGAVLPIGAAICKISGAVAKSGAKTAAAPVTGNTDYAKGHTSPAAGKILAEKGITPTAVAGTGKDGRITKEDALNAEAVKKESTPAAKPAEVAKPAVQGGARSQRREKMTSLRKTVSRRLVSVKNETAMLTTFNEVDMKPIMDLRAKYKDQFKDKYQVGLGFMSFFTKACCLALREYPAVNAFIDGEEIVYNDFCDVSIAVSAPKGLVVPVIRNAETMSFDQVEKEVVRLALRARDNKLTIDEMTGGTFTITNGGIFGSMLSTPIINAPQSAILGMHNIVERPVAVGGQVVIRPIMYVALSYDHRIIDGRESVGFLVRVKQLLEDPSRLLLGI; encoded by the coding sequence ATGGCTTTAGAAATAAAAGTCCCGGTAGTCGGGGAATCTATATCAGAAGTAACAGTTGCAAGATGGAATAAGAAAGACGGGGATTTTGTTAATGCAGATGAACTTCTTTGTGAACTTGAGTCTGACAAAGCAACATTTGAATTAAATGCAGAAACAGCTGGTATCCTTCGTATCAAAGCGAAAGAAGGAGAAACTGTTGTAATCGGTGGACTTCTTTGCGAAATCGAGCCAAGTGGCAAGAGTGAAGCTAAACCAAAAGAGGCAGCCAAAGAAGAAGCTCCAGCTCAAACTTCAGGAAGCTCTGTAATTGAAATGAAGGTTCCAACAGTTGGGGAGTCTATCTCAGAAGTAACACTTGCGCGTTGGTTCAAAAAGAACGGTGAAGCAGTTGCCGCTGAAGAAGTTCTTTGTGAATTAGAATCAGACAAAGCTACATTTGAGCTTACGGCTGAAGCTTCCGGAACATTGGAAATTATCGCTCAGGAAGGCGCTGTTCTTCCAATCGGTGCTGCTATCTGTAAGATATCAGGAGCAGTTGCCAAATCAGGAGCAAAAACTGCTGCTGCTCCAGTAACAGGAAATACTGACTATGCTAAAGGTCATACTTCTCCAGCAGCTGGTAAAATTCTTGCTGAAAAAGGTATTACGCCAACAGCAGTTGCAGGGACTGGCAAAGACGGAAGAATTACTAAAGAAGATGCTTTAAATGCTGAAGCAGTGAAAAAGGAAAGCACTCCGGCTGCAAAACCAGCAGAAGTTGCAAAACCAGCAGTTCAAGGTGGTGCAAGAAGCCAGAGAAGAGAAAAAATGACAAGTCTGAGAAAGACTGTGTCAAGAAGATTAGTTTCTGTTAAAAATGAAACGGCGATGCTTACTACTTTCAACGAAGTAGATATGAAGCCGATCATGGATCTGAGAGCGAAGTATAAAGATCAATTCAAAGATAAATATCAGGTTGGCTTAGGCTTTATGTCTTTCTTTACGAAAGCTTGCTGCCTGGCTCTTCGTGAATATCCTGCTGTTAATGCTTTTATTGATGGTGAAGAAATTGTTTATAACGACTTCTGTGATGTGTCAATTGCAGTTTCAGCACCTAAAGGACTTGTTGTCCCTGTGATTCGTAATGCAGAGACAATGTCTTTTGATCAGGTTGAGAAAGAAGTTGTAAGACTTGCTCTTCGTGCCAGAGACAATAAACTTACTATTGATGAGATGACAGGTGGTACCTTCACTATCACAAACGGTGGTATCTTTGGTTCTATGCTTTCTACTCCAATTATCAATGCTCCTCAGTCTGCGATTCTTGGAATGCACAATATAGTTGAAAGGCCCGTTGCTGTGGGTGGACAAGTTGTTATTCGTCCGATTATGTATGTAGCACTTTCTTACGATCACAGAATTATTGACGGAAGAGAATCTGTAGGTTTCCTTGTAAGAGTAAAACAATTACTTGAAGATCCTTCAAGATTATTATTAGGTATATAA
- a CDS encoding 2-oxoglutarate dehydrogenase E1 component — MEKYSYISNAHTDYLDELYKSYKENPESVDYSWQKFFEGFDFSTQKYGENGGKTNGHAAKGATSVSSDSVLKEIKVSQLIHSYRSRAHLKSKTNPVRERKDRSALLDLKDFGLSDADLDTSFQAGEQLGMAGATLRKIVETLKYIYEGPIGFEYSYIREPEIREWIKDKVEKESLNFQLSLDEKKRILYKLNEAVVFENFLHTKYIGQKRFSLEGGETTIPALDVLISKGAEHGVEEVVIGMAHRGRLNVLANVMNKTYEHIFNEFEGTAVPDLTMGDGDVKYHMGYSSEVTTVNNKKVYLKLAPNPSHLEAVDPVVLGYVRAKADRLYKYDYRKILPVLIHGDAAVAGQGIVYEIAQMSKLPGYNVGGTIHFVINNQVGFTTDFDDARSSIYCTDVAKIIDAPVLHVNGDDPEAVVFCMKVAAEYRQKFQRDIFIDMVCYRRHGHNESDEPKFTQPSLYNIIARHPNPREVYNKKLIEKGDVDAQLAKNMDKEFREMLQDRLNQVKQKALPYTFQKMEKEWQELRRSTPADFEQSPDTFISQETIDKVGNALSTIPDGFKPLKQIEKLLKERKEQFFETKVLNWASAELLAYGSLLLDRKIVRISGQDVQRGTFSHRHAVLKDAETNEPYFTLNNIADNQKSFRIYNSLLSENAVLGFEYGYAMANPNALVIWEAQFGDFANGAQVMIDQFISSSETKWQRQNGVVMLLPHGYEGQGPEHSSARLERFIELGADYNIIVANITEPSNFFHALRRQVTWPFRKPLIVMSPKSLLRNPSVVSPMNEFMSGKFREIIDDKEADPKKVKKVLLCSGKVYYDLLDEKVNNKRSDVAIVRLEQLYPLAQDQLNTILNKYKGAKVVWVQEEPVNMGAWEYILRNLYKKADIDVVARDEAASPAVGYLKAHNESQKDLVQQAFA, encoded by the coding sequence CAGTAGATTATAGCTGGCAGAAATTTTTCGAAGGTTTTGATTTTTCAACTCAGAAATATGGAGAAAACGGTGGTAAAACTAATGGCCACGCGGCAAAAGGCGCAACATCAGTTTCTTCAGATTCAGTTTTAAAAGAAATTAAGGTTAGCCAGCTAATTCATTCTTACAGAAGCAGAGCTCATTTAAAATCTAAAACAAATCCTGTTAGAGAGAGAAAAGACAGAAGTGCTTTGCTTGATCTTAAAGATTTTGGTCTATCGGATGCTGATCTGGATACCTCTTTTCAGGCAGGTGAGCAGTTGGGTATGGCTGGAGCTACTTTGCGTAAAATTGTAGAGACTTTAAAGTATATCTATGAAGGTCCTATCGGATTTGAGTATTCCTATATAAGAGAGCCTGAAATCAGAGAGTGGATTAAAGATAAAGTTGAAAAAGAGTCTCTTAACTTTCAGCTTAGTCTTGATGAGAAAAAAAGAATCCTATATAAACTGAATGAAGCAGTAGTATTTGAAAACTTCCTTCATACAAAATATATAGGTCAGAAAAGATTCTCCCTTGAAGGAGGAGAAACAACAATTCCTGCACTAGATGTTCTGATCAGTAAAGGTGCTGAGCATGGAGTAGAAGAAGTTGTGATTGGTATGGCACACAGAGGAAGGCTAAACGTCCTTGCCAATGTGATGAACAAAACCTATGAGCATATCTTCAATGAATTTGAAGGTACTGCAGTTCCTGATCTTACAATGGGAGATGGTGATGTGAAGTATCACATGGGATATTCCAGTGAGGTAACTACAGTAAACAATAAGAAAGTTTACCTGAAACTGGCTCCCAATCCTTCCCACCTTGAGGCTGTAGATCCTGTGGTTCTTGGATATGTAAGAGCAAAAGCAGACAGATTATACAAATATGATTATAGGAAAATCCTTCCTGTATTGATTCACGGTGATGCTGCTGTTGCAGGTCAGGGAATCGTTTATGAGATCGCTCAGATGTCTAAACTTCCAGGATATAATGTTGGAGGTACTATACATTTTGTAATCAATAACCAGGTAGGTTTTACTACTGACTTTGATGATGCACGTTCTAGTATCTATTGTACAGATGTAGCGAAAATCATTGATGCTCCAGTTTTACACGTAAATGGTGATGATCCGGAAGCTGTTGTATTCTGTATGAAAGTTGCTGCGGAGTACAGACAAAAATTCCAGAGAGATATCTTTATTGATATGGTGTGTTACAGAAGACACGGCCACAATGAAAGTGATGAGCCTAAATTTACGCAGCCCTCTCTCTATAATATTATTGCAAGACATCCTAATCCAAGAGAAGTATACAACAAGAAGCTTATTGAAAAAGGTGATGTTGATGCTCAGCTTGCAAAAAATATGGATAAGGAGTTCAGAGAAATGCTTCAGGATCGCCTTAACCAGGTAAAGCAAAAAGCTCTTCCATATACATTCCAGAAAATGGAAAAGGAATGGCAGGAACTAAGACGTTCTACTCCTGCTGATTTTGAACAATCTCCGGATACTTTCATCTCTCAAGAAACTATCGATAAGGTAGGTAATGCGCTTTCAACTATTCCTGATGGTTTCAAGCCATTGAAGCAAATTGAAAAACTTCTGAAAGAGAGAAAAGAGCAATTCTTTGAAACAAAAGTATTGAACTGGGCAAGTGCAGAGCTACTTGCTTATGGCTCACTTCTTCTTGATAGAAAAATAGTAAGAATAAGCGGACAGGACGTTCAAAGAGGTACATTCTCTCACAGACATGCTGTGTTAAAAGACGCAGAAACAAACGAGCCTTACTTCACTCTTAATAATATAGCAGATAATCAGAAGAGCTTCAGGATATACAACTCATTGTTGTCTGAAAACGCTGTTCTTGGTTTTGAATATGGTTATGCAATGGCCAATCCTAATGCCCTTGTAATCTGGGAAGCACAATTCGGTGACTTTGCTAACGGAGCACAGGTAATGATTGACCAGTTTATTTCAAGTTCTGAGACCAAGTGGCAAAGACAAAACGGAGTTGTGATGTTATTGCCTCATGGTTATGAAGGACAAGGTCCGGAGCACTCAAGTGCAAGATTAGAAAGATTTATAGAGTTAGGTGCTGATTATAACATTATTGTTGCAAACATCACCGAGCCTTCAAACTTCTTCCACGCATTGAGAAGGCAAGTGACCTGGCCTTTCAGAAAGCCATTAATTGTTATGTCTCCTAAGTCGCTTTTAAGAAATCCATCAGTGGTATCTCCAATGAACGAGTTCATGAGTGGCAAATTCAGAGAGATCATTGACGACAAAGAGGCAGATCCTAAAAAAGTGAAAAAAGTTTTATTGTGCTCTGGAAAAGTATATTATGATCTACTTGATGAGAAGGTAAACAATAAGAGAAGTGATGTTGCTATCGTGAGACTTGAACAATTATACCCTCTTGCTCAGGATCAGTTGAACACTATCCTTAACAAGTACAAAGGCGCTAAAGTAGTTTGGGTTCAGGAAGAGCCTGTAAACATGGGAGCATGGGAGTATATATTGAGAAATCTTTATAAGAAAGCTGATATTGATGTAGTTGCCAGAGATGAGGCTGCTTCTCCTGCGGTAGGATACCTGAAAGCTCATAATGAGTCACAAAAAGATCTTGTACAACAAGCATTTGCATAA